From the Agromyces laixinhei genome, the window ATGATCCCGTTCCAGGTGCGGATGATCCCCCTGGTCGAAGGGTTCAACCAGGTCGGCCTCTACAGCACCCTGCTGTCGGTGATCCTGGTCCACCTGGGAGGCGCGGCGAGCTTCGGCATCCTGTTGTACTGCAGCTTCATCAAGGGCATCCCTATCGAGGTGGAGGAAGCTGCGCACGTGGATGGCGCCGGCAGGTTGCGCACGTTCTGGTCGATCGTGTTCCCAATGCTGCTGCCGGTGACGTCCGCGTTCGTGATCATTCAAGCGCTCGGGCTGTGGAATGACTTCTTCATCCCGCTGGTGTTCCTTGATTCGTCGTCTGCGGGCACGATCAACGTGGCTATCAACCGTATGGTGGGTCTGCTCACCTCGCAGTGGCAGCTCATTTACACCGGCGCGATCCTCGCGATCATCCCGTCGATCGCGATCTTCGCCGGTTTCCAGCGCTACTTCATCAAGGGCATGTCGGTCGGGGCGGTGAAGGGATGACCAGCCACCCTATTGCGCGCCGCCCGTCGCGGAGGGTCGGCCGCGTCGCGGCGCTGCTCGCCTATGACGGGCCGATCGCCACCGCACTGCTGCGCGTGTTCCAGTTCTTCCTGGTGGCGGTGTCGTTCCTGGCCTGCCTGGCGCCCATGCTCCTGTTCGACGCGTTGGTCGGCTGGCAGCCCACCCACCTGGCGCTGTGGCTTGGCGCCGCCTCGCTGCTCCCGGTCGCACCCGCCGTGCTGGGCGCGCTCTGTGCCGCCCGTCGGGTGCTGCTGATGCCCGGGGAGAGGGGCCCAGCTCGCACCTTCTGGCGCGGGTTCGGCCGCGGCGTCCGGTCGCTGTGGTGGGTGGCAGCCGGGGTGAGCGCCGCAGTGCTGGTGATCGGCTACGACCTCGCCCTGCTGGGCGACAGCGACACGATGCTGCTCGTCGCGACCATCGGGTTGGCGCTGCTGCTCGCGCTGATCGTCGGGATCAGCAGCGTCGCCGAGTCGTGCACCACGACCCGACCGCGGGCGCTGCTCGTGGCAGCGGTGCGAGCAATCATCGCGCGACCGCACGTCGCTCTCAGTTGGGTGCTGCTCATCGCCGCCGGCGTGGGCGCATCGATGCTGCCCGTGATCGGGGGAACGGTCGCGCTGTTCGCGCCCGCCCTCGTCGCCTGCGGGATCGTGATCTGCAATCGCACCCTGAACTTCCTCGCCGATAACAAGGAGCTCTCCTCGTGACCGACGCGCTGCAGCGCCTCCAGACCCTTCCCAACACGGAACTGCGACCGGAGGCGCCCACCACCGGCGTGCCGGAACGCGTGCGCGTCGCCGAAGCCACCTTCGATGTCGAATGGTCGGCCGATCGGCCGGCCGCGCTAGTGGTGCGCGACTCGCCGTTCGGCGGTCGCGCGTCCGTGCCGCTGGTGGAGATCTTCACCGCGGAAGAGCAGCGCGCGCGCACCAGCCAGGCCTACTTCCGCTCTGCCGTCGGCGCCCGTATGCGAGTGATCGCGGTGAGCCACGAGGAGGATGCCGCCGCCCGCCGCACCCTGGTGTCGCAGCGTGATGCGACCACGGGTTTGGAAGCTGACACCGTCATCAGCCAGCCGTGGGGCGTCTCCACGGTGCGGGCGCAGACCCGGCTGCGCAACGCCGGCACCCGCCCCGTTGTCATCACTGCGGTCACGTCGTTGTCTTTCGGGTTCGGTCTGTCCGAGTCCGACCTCGACGACGTGCGACTGGCCGTCGCCGACAGTGAGTGGCTGGCCGAGGACCGGTGGAGCGAGATTCCGCTGCGCGCTGTGCTGCCCGGGGTGTCCCTGGGCTTCCACGAGCAGGACGGCCGCGGACACTACGGGCTCAGCAGTCACGGCGCCTGGTCCAGCGGCGAGCACGTTCCGTGCGGCATCCTGACCTCTGGCGATGGCAGCGCTCTGGCCTGGCAGATCGAGACCAGCGCCGGCTGGCACGTCGACATCAGCCAGGCCCGCGACGGCGGCGTGCTGTCGCTGTTGGGACCCACCGACCTGGAGAACCACTTCGCGCACCGAATCGCCCCCGGCGACACATTCGACGCAGTGCCGGTTTCGATCGCCTCCTCGCATGACGGTCGCGACGGCGTGGTCGCGGCGCTAACCGCCTATAGGCGGTGGCTGCGCCGCGGCCAGGACACGTCCAGCCTCCCGGTCGTCTACAACGACTTCATGAACACGCTGATGGGTCAGCCCACCACCGAGCAGCTGCTGCCGCTGGTGGCCGCCGCCGCCGACGCGGGCGCCGAGGTGTTCTGCATCGACGCCGGCTGGTTCGCCGAACCTGAGATCGGCGACTGGTGGGCGACCGTGGGGGAATGGCAGGAAGCGAACACTCGTTTCACGGCGGGCCTGAAGCAGATCACCGACGAGATCCTTAGCCGCGGAATGCGGGTCGGCCTGTGGCTGGAACCCGAAGTCGTGGGTGCCGACAGCCCCGTCGCCGATGTATTGCCGGACGACGCCTTCTTCTGGCGGCACGGCCAGCGGGTCATGGAACACCGCCGTTATCATCTGGACTTCCGCCACCCGGCCGCCCGTGCCCACATGGACGAGGTCGTCGACCGGATCGTGGCGGAGTACGGCGTCTCGTACATAAAGCTGGACTACAACATCAACCCGGGCGCAGGCACAGAACGCGACGCGACCGCCGCCGGCGATGGACTGCTGGGCCACACCCGCGCCTTCCGGGAATGGCTGATCGACGTGCAGCAGCGGCACCCCGGCCTGCAGCTGGAGAACTGCAGCTCAGGCGCGATGCGGGCCGACTACTCGCTGCTGGAAGTCACCCACCAGCAGTCCACCAGCGACCAGCAGGACTTCCGGCTGTACCCGCCGATCGCGGCCTCGGCGCCGATGTCGATCCTGCCGGAACAATGCGCGAATTGGGCGTACCCGGCAGCGGGAATGACCGACGAGGAAACCGCTTTCACCCTCGTCACCGGACTCAGCGGACGGCTCTACCTCTCGGGATTCCTGCACGAGCTCACCAATGAACAGCGCGCACTTGTCGCAGACGCCGCTCAGCTGCACAAGCGGGTTCGCCGTGGCCTGTCCGCCGCGGTGCCGTTCTGGCCGCTCGGCCTGCCAGACTGGGACGCCGACACCATCGTGCTGGGGCTGCACACCGACGACGGCGACCTGCTGTTCGTCTGGGACCGTCACTCCGACGCTCGCACGCTCACCATCCCGGGCATCACCGGCACCGCAGCGCAGCTGTTCCCAGCACTCACCGGCGCTGCCCCGAGGGTCACCCTCGCGGGTCTGCAGCTGCAGACCCCGGCGGGCGCGGCGGCACGGATGCTGCACATCGCCCGGTCGTGAGAGGATGCGACGGTGAACGGAGGACTGATCCGTCCGGGCCGCACCTTCGTGGACGACCGCGGCAGCACCGCCCAGCTGCACGGCATCGGGCTGCACCGCGACGACGACGGCACCTGGTACGCGTGGGGAGAAGACAAGACCGCCGGCGGCACCTTCACCGCGGTTACGTGTTACAGCTCACCTGACCTCAGCACCTGGCGATACGAAGGCGACGCCCTGGTCGCCGGCGACGGCGACCTTGGCGCGGACCGGGTGATCGAAAGGACCAAGGTGCTGCGCCGCCCGGACGGCAAGTGGATCATGCTGTTGCACGTGGACACCGCGGACTACGGCTACGCGCGCGTCGGGTACGCGATTTCCGACACCCTGACCGGCCCGTACCGCTATCTCCACAGCGAACGACCGCTCGGCAACATCAGCCGCGACCTCGGGGTGTACCAGGAGCACGGCGTCTGGTACCTGCTGTCCGAGGACCGCGACAACGGGCTGCACATCTACCGGCTGCGAGACGATTACCTCGGCGTGGCCGAGATCGTCACCACGCTGCGGCAGCAGAACCGGCCCGAGATCGGCTACGAGTCGCCGACGCTGGTACGCCGCGACGACCGGTACTACCTGTTCGGATCCGACTTGACCGGGTGGAGCACGAACGACAACATGTACACCACCGCCACCGACCTTGCGGGCCCGTGGGGCCCGTGGCGGCCCTTCTCGCCAGAGGGGTCGGCCACGTTCGGCTCGCAGGTCAGCGTGGTCGCCGCCGCCGTCGACGGCGGGCACATCTACATCGGCGACCGCTGGCTGAAGGACGATCTCTTCCACTCGCCCGCCGCGTGGTTGCCGATCACCCTGCGCGACGGGAACGCCGAGCTGCGCTGGCATGACCAGTGGAGCGTCGAGGAGTTGCAGTCATGAAGGCCCTGCTGTCCATGGACGCCGCAGCGTTCCCGTTGGTGTTCACCGAACCTGAGCGACACCGGCTGGCACAGCTCGTGGACGTCGACCTGACCCGCCCCGATCGTCCGCTGGCGGACCTGACCGCCGCCGAACGCGAGTCGGTGGAGCTGCTCATCACTGGATGGGGGGCCCAGTGGCTCGGTGCCGCCGAGCTTGATCACCTGCCGCGGCTGCGCGGAGTGGTGCACTGGGGTGGGGGAGTGGGATTCCTGGACCCATCTGCCCCGACGCGCGGTATCGCGGTGTCCTCGGCCCGTGCCGCGAACGCGGTCCCGGTGGCGGAGTTCACATTGGCGATGATCATCCTCGCCGCCAAGGACGCGTTCTGGGTGTCGCGCATCTACGGGCAGCAGCAGGCGGAAGTGCTGCGGGAGGTGGAGCTTGCGCACACCGGTCTGTTCCGCCGTACCGTAGGCATCATCGGCGCCTCAAGCATCGGCACCCTGGTGATCCAGCTGCTTCGGCGCCACGACGTCGACGTGCTGCTGTTCGATCCGTACGCCACACCGGAGCAGGCCGGACGTCTTGGCGCGGATCTGGTGACGGACCTGGCTGAGTTGGCGCGGCGCAGCACCATCCTGTCGGTGCACGCGCCGGAGCTACCCGCTACTCGCGGCATGGTGTCCCGCGACGTGCTGGCCCAGCTGCCTGACGGTGCGACGGTTGTCAACACCGCCCGAGGCGCGCTGGTCGACCAGGCCGCGCTCGTCGAGGAGCTGACGGCGGGGTCGGCTGCGCGCCGTGCTCGACGTCACCGAACCCGAGGTGCTACCCGCGGGACACCTGCTGTACACCCTGCCCAACGTCTTCCTGACACCGCACCTGGCCGGATCGACCGGCAGCGAGCTGCAGCGCCTTGGCGCGGCAGCCGTGGCCGAAGTCGAACGATTCGTTATCGGCCAACCCTTCGCCCACCCCATCACCCCTTAGGGAGCACACCCGTGGGCGTCATTCACAACCCGGTCTTGCGCGGTTTCAACCCCGACCCCTCGATCCTTCGCGTCGGAGAGGACTACTACCTCGCGACCAGCACCTTCGAGTTCCACCCTGCGGTCCGGCTGCACCACTCGACCCACCTGGTCCAGTGGGAGGTCATCGGGCACGCCTTGGACGACGGGTTCGACCTGCGGGGGATCCCCGACTCTGGC encodes:
- a CDS encoding carbohydrate ABC transporter permease, which gives rise to MSTTTTRRPFRLRRKESSERKKWSVGEVIVMIVLAVLVLIVASPVIYALLNSFRSYSEITIDPMGLPTQFTLDNYVQLFQQTDFAEAILNTVIITVGTVVLLVAIVPMAAYGIERVGGGTSRFLYVLFIAGLMIPFQVRMIPLVEGFNQVGLYSTLLSVILVHLGGAASFGILLYCSFIKGIPIEVEEAAHVDGAGRLRTFWSIVFPMLLPVTSAFVIIQALGLWNDFFIPLVFLDSSSAGTINVAINRMVGLLTSQWQLIYTGAILAIIPSIAIFAGFQRYFIKGMSVGAVKG
- a CDS encoding family 43 glycosylhydrolase; translation: MNGGLIRPGRTFVDDRGSTAQLHGIGLHRDDDGTWYAWGEDKTAGGTFTAVTCYSSPDLSTWRYEGDALVAGDGDLGADRVIERTKVLRRPDGKWIMLLHVDTADYGYARVGYAISDTLTGPYRYLHSERPLGNISRDLGVYQEHGVWYLLSEDRDNGLHIYRLRDDYLGVAEIVTTLRQQNRPEIGYESPTLVRRDDRYYLFGSDLTGWSTNDNMYTTATDLAGPWGPWRPFSPEGSATFGSQVSVVAAAVDGGHIYIGDRWLKDDLFHSPAAWLPITLRDGNAELRWHDQWSVEELQS
- a CDS encoding glycoside hydrolase family 36 protein, yielding MTDALQRLQTLPNTELRPEAPTTGVPERVRVAEATFDVEWSADRPAALVVRDSPFGGRASVPLVEIFTAEEQRARTSQAYFRSAVGARMRVIAVSHEEDAAARRTLVSQRDATTGLEADTVISQPWGVSTVRAQTRLRNAGTRPVVITAVTSLSFGFGLSESDLDDVRLAVADSEWLAEDRWSEIPLRAVLPGVSLGFHEQDGRGHYGLSSHGAWSSGEHVPCGILTSGDGSALAWQIETSAGWHVDISQARDGGVLSLLGPTDLENHFAHRIAPGDTFDAVPVSIASSHDGRDGVVAALTAYRRWLRRGQDTSSLPVVYNDFMNTLMGQPTTEQLLPLVAAAADAGAEVFCIDAGWFAEPEIGDWWATVGEWQEANTRFTAGLKQITDEILSRGMRVGLWLEPEVVGADSPVADVLPDDAFFWRHGQRVMEHRRYHLDFRHPAARAHMDEVVDRIVAEYGVSYIKLDYNINPGAGTERDATAAGDGLLGHTRAFREWLIDVQQRHPGLQLENCSSGAMRADYSLLEVTHQQSTSDQQDFRLYPPIAASAPMSILPEQCANWAYPAAGMTDEETAFTLVTGLSGRLYLSGFLHELTNEQRALVADAAQLHKRVRRGLSAAVPFWPLGLPDWDADTIVLGLHTDDGDLLFVWDRHSDARTLTIPGITGTAAQLFPALTGAAPRVTLAGLQLQTPAGAAARMLHIARS